Proteins co-encoded in one Gehongia tenuis genomic window:
- the yunB gene encoding sporulation protein YunB — translation MLRRRKGGKKSRKKWVILAAVLAAIILIFWLVNHTVNPIILSMSEASVRKDALNAVYESVQEVMFTRPTDEELVSIVRDETGKITMLKANTPLMNDLLSQLCLATEKNLAESATEGVDVPLGSITGSDLLAGQGPKIPVKLIPIGSVQGKFLTEFEDAGINQTRHKVYLEVHATVRVVAPTGSRTVETDSQVLISESIIVGDVPQNYVNVPNTSDMLNMIPDGD, via the coding sequence ATGCTCCGAAGACGAAAGGGCGGAAAGAAAAGCCGCAAGAAGTGGGTGATTCTCGCCGCCGTGCTGGCGGCTATCATCCTGATCTTTTGGCTGGTCAATCACACCGTCAACCCCATCATCCTGTCCATGAGCGAGGCGTCGGTGCGCAAGGACGCCCTGAACGCCGTGTATGAATCGGTGCAGGAGGTCATGTTCACCCGGCCCACCGATGAGGAACTCGTCAGCATCGTGCGGGACGAGACGGGCAAGATCACCATGCTGAAGGCCAACACTCCCCTGATGAACGATCTGCTCTCTCAGCTGTGCCTGGCCACCGAAAAGAACCTGGCGGAAAGCGCCACCGAGGGCGTGGATGTGCCCCTGGGGTCCATCACCGGCTCCGACCTTCTGGCCGGCCAGGGCCCGAAGATCCCCGTCAAGCTCATTCCCATCGGATCGGTTCAGGGCAAGTTTTTGACCGAGTTCGAGGATGCGGGCATCAACCAGACCCGCCACAAGGTGTATCTTGAAGTGCACGCCACCGTCCGGGTGGTCGCGCCCACCGGCAGCCGCACGGTGGAGACGGACTCTCAGGTGCTCATCAGCGAAAGCATCATCGTGGGCGACGTACCGCAGAATTATGTAAATGTTCCCAACACCAGCGACATGCTCAACATGATCCCCGACGGCGATTGA
- the rnr gene encoding ribonuclease R — MELQTLVEALQARPESMLELGQMAELFGASEKELTDALNAGLQTGEIVKVQKGIYALPQRMGFVVGRLHSHPKGFAFVIPDDPEAEDVYVSADNRDGAMHNDRVVVRVRTGRDGRLEGTVERIITRANQRIVGLFNRDGDGGVVIADDVRVMEPVMVDRDSARGVESGHKVVAEVTRFPQNARPMEGRIVEDLGHKDDVGVDVLSIIRQFELPEAFPKNVVAEVEKAPKTVDPSEFAGREDLRDWVTFTIDGADAKDLDDAVSLTRIDGGWQLGVHIADVSHYVKYGTSLDKEALRRGTSVYLVDRVVPMLPRELSNGICSLNEDEDRLAFSCIMDFDEEGRQTDYRVVKSVIHSHKRFTYDQVSRGLEAGENVPYLAVLKEMESLCRVLRKKRMDRGGLDFDLPEPKIDLDPLGHPSDIICTPRTIAHQMIEEFMLAANETVARHMKKTKLPCIYRVHEDPDPQRMDDFLEFVGRIGYPVKREPGKAIRPKDLQRLLTRVEGTPEESVVGRLMLRSLQKARYAEENLGHFGLAAKDYLHFTSPIRRYPDLFVHRALTMAARGEEKALRRMKKAAPDTADLCSIAERNAMEAEREADNMKIAEYMQAHIGEEYGGIISGVTSFGIYVQLPNTVEGLVHVSRLPGDYYVYDEKMYSMVGQRSHRVLRMGDKVRVRVTGADVARRTVDFELLENGRDGERRPGPRDGGRTPQDGGRSARDGGTPRASGNAGRRGGNRRGGRRKAAGTPDAAAGEPGGPKRDGTRGAAPAPEKREPRKKQSPPPARQRSGEGPAAPADGGRRRPKPAARLRDGGEHDRPRGTGKNGRPSGQLFGSAARAGFEPSGSGQGSRGPRRGGQH, encoded by the coding sequence ATGGAACTTCAAACATTGGTGGAGGCGCTTCAGGCCCGGCCGGAGTCCATGCTGGAGCTTGGCCAAATGGCGGAGCTTTTCGGCGCGTCGGAAAAGGAGCTGACGGATGCCCTGAATGCGGGACTGCAGACGGGAGAGATCGTCAAGGTGCAAAAGGGCATCTATGCGCTGCCCCAGCGGATGGGCTTTGTGGTGGGAAGGCTGCACTCCCATCCCAAGGGCTTCGCCTTCGTGATCCCGGACGATCCCGAGGCGGAGGATGTGTACGTCTCCGCGGACAACCGGGACGGCGCCATGCACAACGACCGGGTGGTGGTCCGGGTCAGAACGGGCCGGGACGGACGGCTGGAGGGCACGGTGGAGCGCATCATCACCCGGGCGAATCAGCGGATCGTGGGCCTGTTCAACCGGGACGGCGACGGCGGAGTGGTTATCGCCGACGACGTTCGGGTGATGGAGCCGGTGATGGTGGACCGGGACAGCGCCCGGGGCGTGGAATCCGGGCACAAGGTGGTGGCGGAGGTTACCCGCTTCCCCCAAAATGCCCGGCCCATGGAGGGCAGGATCGTGGAGGATCTGGGCCACAAGGACGACGTGGGGGTGGATGTTTTGTCCATCATCCGGCAGTTTGAGCTGCCCGAGGCCTTCCCCAAAAATGTGGTCGCCGAGGTGGAGAAGGCGCCAAAGACCGTCGATCCCTCGGAGTTTGCCGGCCGGGAGGATTTGCGGGATTGGGTCACCTTCACCATCGACGGCGCCGATGCCAAGGACCTGGACGACGCCGTATCCCTCACCCGCATCGACGGGGGCTGGCAGCTGGGGGTGCATATCGCCGATGTATCGCATTATGTAAAGTATGGGACATCCCTTGATAAGGAGGCGCTCCGGCGGGGAACCAGCGTGTATCTGGTGGACCGGGTGGTGCCCATGCTGCCGAGGGAGCTGTCGAACGGCATCTGTTCCCTGAACGAGGACGAGGACCGGCTGGCCTTCTCCTGCATCATGGACTTTGATGAGGAGGGCAGACAGACAGATTACCGGGTGGTGAAAAGCGTCATCCACTCCCATAAGCGCTTCACCTACGACCAGGTCAGCCGGGGCCTCGAGGCGGGGGAGAACGTTCCCTATCTCGCCGTTTTGAAAGAGATGGAGAGCCTGTGCCGGGTGCTGCGCAAAAAGCGGATGGACCGGGGCGGGCTGGATTTTGATCTGCCCGAACCCAAGATCGACCTCGATCCCCTGGGCCATCCCTCGGACATCATCTGCACGCCCAGGACCATCGCCCATCAGATGATCGAGGAGTTCATGCTGGCCGCCAACGAGACGGTGGCCCGCCACATGAAAAAAACGAAGCTGCCCTGCATCTACCGGGTGCACGAGGACCCGGATCCGCAGCGCATGGACGATTTTCTCGAATTTGTGGGCCGCATCGGCTATCCGGTGAAAAGGGAGCCGGGCAAGGCCATCCGGCCCAAGGACCTGCAGCGGCTGCTCACCCGGGTGGAGGGCACGCCGGAGGAATCGGTGGTGGGACGGCTGATGCTGAGATCCCTGCAGAAGGCCCGCTACGCCGAGGAGAATCTGGGGCATTTCGGCCTTGCGGCCAAGGATTACCTCCACTTCACCTCGCCCATCCGCCGCTATCCCGACCTTTTCGTGCATCGCGCCCTCACCATGGCGGCCCGGGGGGAGGAGAAGGCGCTCCGGCGCATGAAAAAGGCGGCGCCGGACACGGCGGACCTATGCTCCATCGCCGAGCGTAACGCCATGGAGGCCGAGCGGGAAGCGGACAACATGAAGATCGCCGAATACATGCAGGCGCACATCGGCGAGGAATACGGCGGTATCATCTCCGGCGTGACCAGCTTTGGCATCTATGTGCAGCTGCCGAACACCGTGGAAGGGCTGGTCCATGTCTCCCGGCTGCCCGGGGACTACTATGTCTACGACGAGAAGATGTACAGCATGGTGGGCCAAAGAAGCCACCGGGTGCTCCGCATGGGGGACAAGGTGCGCGTCAGGGTGACCGGCGCGGATGTGGCGCGGCGCACCGTGGACTTTGAGCTTTTAGAAAACGGCAGGGACGGGGAGCGGCGGCCCGGCCCGCGGGACGGCGGGAGAACTCCGCAGGACGGCGGGAGAAGTGCGCGAGACGGCGGAACTCCGCGGGCCAGCGGCAATGCGGGCCGGCGGGGCGGAAACCGAAGGGGCGGCCGCAGAAAGGCGGCGGGAACCCCGGATGCGGCCGCGGGCGAACCGGGCGGACCGAAGCGGGATGGAACCCGCGGTGCGGCCCCGGCCCCGGAGAAGCGGGAGCCCCGGAAAAAGCAGAGCCCGCCGCCCGCCCGGCAGCGAAGCGGGGAAGGACCGGCCGCTCCGGCGGATGGCGGCAGGCGGCGGCCCAAACCGGCGGCCCGGCTGCGGGACGGCGGTGAGCACGACCGGCCCCGGGGCACGGGCAAGAACGGGCGGCCCAGCGGCCAGCTCTTTGGCAGTGCGGCCCGGGCGGGCTTTGAGCCTTCCGGGAGCGGACAGGGAAGCAGGGGTCCGCGGCGCGGCGGCCAGCACTAA
- a CDS encoding ABC transporter substrate-binding protein produces the protein MKKLLSLILALALAAALMGCGGGTDATPSPTPSAAVTTPSAAPEATPEASAKPAAEKPAEDRSGAAITVPAEVNTIVSMAPSTTQVLVDLGLADKIVAIDTNSEAYAEGIPADALRFDMMQPDVEKLVALKPDIIFTSNISAAGGEDPFQPAINAGICVANIPTSNTVEDVKKDVLFIAQCVDKPEEGQVLVDGMDDAIAKIEEIGKAIPEDERKTVLFEIASAPDIYSFGSGVFLNELIEILGAKNVLADQEGWLAVTEESAVAANPDVILTNVNYIDDPVGEIKARAGWENVTAVKNGAVYSIDNGASSLPNHHIADALEEMAKAIYPDQYK, from the coding sequence ATGAAAAAACTCTTATCCCTGATTCTGGCGCTGGCCCTTGCTGCAGCCCTGATGGGCTGCGGCGGCGGAACCGACGCCACGCCGTCTCCCACGCCTTCGGCTGCGGTGACCACGCCTTCTGCCGCGCCGGAAGCCACCCCCGAAGCTTCGGCAAAGCCGGCGGCCGAGAAACCCGCGGAGGACCGCTCCGGCGCTGCCATCACCGTTCCCGCCGAGGTGAACACCATCGTGTCCATGGCGCCCTCCACCACCCAGGTGCTGGTGGATCTTGGCCTCGCGGACAAAATCGTGGCCATCGACACCAACTCCGAGGCCTATGCCGAGGGGATTCCCGCCGATGCGCTGCGCTTTGACATGATGCAGCCCGACGTGGAGAAGCTGGTGGCCCTGAAACCCGACATCATCTTCACTTCAAACATCAGCGCCGCCGGCGGGGAGGACCCCTTCCAGCCCGCCATCAACGCCGGCATCTGCGTGGCGAATATTCCCACCAGCAACACCGTGGAGGATGTGAAAAAGGACGTTCTTTTCATCGCCCAGTGCGTGGACAAGCCCGAGGAGGGCCAGGTGCTGGTGGACGGGATGGATGATGCCATCGCGAAGATTGAGGAGATCGGCAAGGCCATCCCCGAGGACGAGCGCAAGACCGTGCTCTTTGAGATCGCCTCCGCACCGGACATCTACTCCTTTGGCAGCGGCGTGTTTTTGAACGAGCTTATCGAGATCCTGGGCGCGAAGAACGTGCTCGCGGATCAGGAGGGCTGGCTGGCCGTGACCGAGGAATCCGCCGTGGCCGCCAATCCCGACGTGATCCTCACCAATGTGAACTACATCGACGACCCGGTGGGCGAGATCAAGGCCCGCGCCGGCTGGGAGAACGTGACCGCGGTGAAGAACGGGGCCGTGTATTCCATCGACAACGGCGCAAGCTCCCTGCCGAACCACCATATTGCGGATGCCCTTGAAGAGATGGCGAAGGCCATCTATCCCGACCAGTACAAATAA
- a CDS encoding FecCD family ABC transporter permease, with amino-acid sequence MNNRTKLILTVLISAAALVAAVGIGTVFIGPGEIGSILWHKITGSALPENFDPIKVSILWDIRLPRVCLSFLVGGALAASGTVMQSVLKNPLASSYTLGVSSGASLGAILVMVTGFTLPVIGMFTLPLAGFIFGLATVFAAVGFTRKLDRSMHSNTIILVGMVFSLFVNAILTLLSAAFREHLQQLILWQMGSFSGRDWSNVLVILPLVLLGVLFLCRYSREMDIMTFGEDTAMTVGVDTRRVKLILIAAASLLTGAAVAFTGVIGFVDLIAPHVVRRFFGAAHRWVIPLSALFGGTFMAVADLAARTVLSPTELPVGAVTALIGAPFFVYVYFRKRRAA; translated from the coding sequence ATGAACAATCGAACGAAGTTAATTTTAACCGTGCTGATCTCCGCGGCGGCTCTTGTGGCCGCCGTGGGCATCGGCACGGTTTTTATCGGCCCCGGGGAGATTGGGAGCATCCTTTGGCACAAGATCACCGGCAGCGCCCTGCCGGAGAATTTTGACCCCATCAAGGTCTCCATCCTGTGGGATATCCGGCTGCCGCGGGTGTGCCTGTCCTTTCTCGTGGGCGGCGCGCTGGCGGCGAGCGGCACGGTGATGCAGTCGGTGCTCAAAAACCCCCTGGCTTCCTCCTACACCCTGGGCGTCTCCTCCGGCGCGTCCCTCGGCGCGATTTTGGTGATGGTCACCGGGTTCACCCTGCCCGTAATCGGCATGTTCACCCTGCCTCTTGCCGGATTCATCTTCGGGCTTGCCACCGTGTTCGCCGCCGTCGGCTTCACTCGGAAGCTGGACCGCAGCATGCACAGCAACACCATCATTCTGGTGGGCATGGTGTTCTCCCTTTTCGTGAACGCCATCCTGACTCTGCTGTCGGCGGCCTTCCGGGAGCATCTTCAGCAGCTCATCCTGTGGCAGATGGGCAGCTTCTCCGGACGGGACTGGTCCAATGTCCTTGTGATCCTGCCGCTGGTGCTTCTCGGCGTGCTGTTCCTTTGCCGCTACAGCCGGGAGATGGACATCATGACCTTCGGCGAGGACACGGCGATGACGGTGGGCGTGGACACCAGACGGGTGAAGCTCATCCTCATTGCGGCGGCGTCCCTTTTGACCGGCGCGGCGGTGGCCTTCACCGGCGTGATCGGGTTTGTGGATCTCATCGCGCCCCATGTGGTGCGGCGCTTCTTCGGTGCAGCCCACCGGTGGGTGATTCCGCTGTCCGCCCTGTTCGGCGGCACCTTCATGGCGGTGGCGGACCTCGCGGCCCGTACGGTGCTCTCGCCCACGGAGCTGCCCGTGGGCGCGGTGACGGCGCTCATCGGCGCGCCCTTCTTCGTGTACGTGTATTTTCGAAAAAGGAGGGCGGCCTGA